In Diabrotica undecimpunctata isolate CICGRU chromosome 4, icDiaUnde3, whole genome shotgun sequence, a single genomic region encodes these proteins:
- the LOC140440162 gene encoding cuticle protein 7-like has protein sequence MKASLLIVCVAFGYAVATHGHDNAHYKFEYGVHDPHTHDHKSQHEHRHGHHVTGGYTLKEADGTHRVVKYKSAPHTGFEAVVERVGHAQHPAHYGHGHGHGGHGHGGHGGATSYVGVTHWANQGSEGGHGHGH, from the exons ATGAAGGCC AGTCTATTAATCGTCTGCGTTGCGTTTGGGTATGCCGTTGCTACTCATGGACAT GATAACGCTCATTACAAATTTGAGTACGGAGTTCATGACCCCCACACCCATGACCACAAATCCCAACACGAACACAGACACGGCCATCACGTCACTGGGGGTTATACACTCAAAGAAGCCGATGGAACCCACAGAGTTGTCAAATACAAATCCGCACCACATACTGGTTTCGAAGCCGTTGTTGAGAGAGTAGGTCATGCCCAACATCCTGCTCACTACGGTCATGGTCATGGTCACGGTGGTCATGGACACGGTGGACACGGTGGAGCTACCAGCTACGTCGGTGTCACCCACTGGGCCAACCAAGGAAGCGAGGGTGGACACGGACATGGGCACTAA
- the LOC140440168 gene encoding cuticle protein 19-like, whose translation MRTVSVWGFLILTIALVNAGDHVGYRFEYGVHDPHTHDHKSHYEHREGDHVVGMYTLKEADGTYRIVKYRSGPKSGFEAVVEKVGHSYHPTHHLHS comes from the exons ATGAGAACT GTTAGTGTTTGGGGTTTCCTAATTTTAACGATAGCTCTAGTTAACGCAGGA GACCATGTTGGGTACAGATTTGAATATGGTGTCCACGACCCCCATACACACGACCATAAATCTCACTATGAACATCGAGAGGGCGACCATGTTGTAGGGATGTACACTCTTAAGGAAGCAGATGGTACTTACAGAATTGTGAAGTACAGATCTGGACCTAAATCTGGCTTTGAAGCTGTAGTCGAAAAAGTTGGACATTCTTATCATCCTACACATCATTTACACAGTTGA